The Armatimonadota bacterium genome includes a region encoding these proteins:
- a CDS encoding BMP family ABC transporter substrate-binding protein produces MRRTAQWVFAAALAAFVIGCSPQPADSSGSTSGPSSDGRPSDGSKPVKVGIVFDTGGLGDKSFNDSAWRGMQQAEKELGVTVMKVESSKVSDYTQNLQKMADEGAGIVIGVGITMRTALEQAAANSPQTKFVSIDGEPLPGLENVRTIQFKEEEGSFLVGYVAGLVSKTGKCGFVGGMELPLIKKFQYGYLAGFMTARKDGTALPAKYVGDWVNQDKAKVAAELLYGQGADVVYHAAGKAGLGVIAAAKDKNLWAIGVDSDQDDVEPGRVLTSMIKHVDLGVFEAVRDFKEGKFTGGAKVYDLKSGGVSTSDFKNTKDAVGAENLKKLDDIKAKVASGEISVPSDEASYTSFLATLK; encoded by the coding sequence ATGAGACGCACAGCACAATGGGTATTCGCCGCGGCGTTGGCCGCCTTCGTCATCGGTTGCAGCCCCCAACCGGCCGACAGTTCGGGAAGCACGTCCGGGCCCTCCTCTGACGGTCGACCGTCCGACGGATCGAAGCCCGTCAAGGTCGGGATCGTCTTCGACACGGGCGGCCTGGGCGACAAGTCGTTCAACGACAGCGCCTGGAGGGGCATGCAGCAGGCCGAGAAGGAACTCGGGGTCACCGTCATGAAGGTCGAGAGTTCCAAGGTCAGCGACTACACGCAGAACTTGCAGAAGATGGCCGACGAAGGCGCCGGCATCGTCATCGGGGTCGGGATCACGATGCGGACGGCGCTCGAACAGGCCGCGGCCAACAGTCCGCAGACGAAATTCGTCAGCATCGACGGGGAGCCGTTGCCCGGTCTCGAGAACGTCCGGACGATCCAGTTCAAGGAGGAAGAGGGCAGTTTCCTCGTGGGCTACGTCGCCGGCCTTGTCAGCAAGACCGGGAAGTGCGGGTTCGTCGGCGGCATGGAGCTACCTCTCATCAAGAAGTTCCAGTACGGGTACTTGGCGGGCTTCATGACGGCCCGGAAAGACGGCACGGCGCTTCCGGCGAAATACGTCGGCGACTGGGTCAACCAAGACAAGGCCAAAGTCGCGGCGGAACTTCTGTACGGTCAAGGCGCGGACGTCGTCTACCATGCGGCCGGAAAAGCCGGGCTGGGCGTCATCGCCGCCGCCAAGGACAAAAACCTGTGGGCCATCGGTGTCGACAGCGACCAGGACGACGTCGAGCCGGGTCGGGTCCTGACCTCGATGATCAAGCACGTCGACCTTGGCGTTTTCGAGGCTGTCCGTGATTTCAAAGAGGGAAAATTCACGGGCGGCGCCAAAGTCTATGACCTGAAGTCGGGGGGCGTGAGCACGTCCGACTTCAAGAACACCAAGGACGCGGTCGGGGCCGAAAACCTCAAGAAGCTGGACGACATCAAAGCCAAGGTCGCGTCGGGCGAGATTTCGGTCCCTTCCGACGAAGCGTCCTACACCTCGTTCTTGGCGACGCTGAAGTAA
- a CDS encoding zinc ribbon domain-containing protein, translated as MPTYVYECSACDKTFEVDQRITEDPLKDCGCGAKGTVKRLIQPTAVMFRGSGFHINDYSGSSAPKAEAKKADDTKKDAPASGPCGPSCPCAPESGP; from the coding sequence ATGCCGACCTACGTGTACGAATGCTCCGCTTGTGACAAGACCTTCGAGGTCGACCAACGCATTACCGAAGACCCGTTGAAAGACTGCGGCTGCGGCGCCAAAGGCACCGTCAAAAGGCTGATCCAGCCGACGGCCGTCATGTTCAGGGGCTCGGGCTTCCATATCAACGACTATTCCGGCTCTTCCGCTCCGAAAGCCGAGGCCAAAAAGGCGGACGACACGAAAAAGGACGCACCGGCGTCCGGACCTTGCGGCCCGTCATGCCCGTGCGCCCCTGAGTCCGGCCCCTGA
- a CDS encoding tellurium resistance protein TerC, which translates to MSPARLGPPGVSASMYGQTFAWGDLPVIGLLFILEGLLSADNALVLAIMVRHLDGSKQKKALNLGLGMSFAFRVIAILLATWVIRLWWLQLIGAAYLLFLPVKHFLHRGPEGKERPRSKAGFAATVVALGVTDVAFAVDSVLAAVATVPQHDKLWIVIVGALLGVVSLRFASKAFLVLLAKYPALDHVAYLLVGWAGVKLLFLSGHTFEEAVPGVIPFVIPELPALVFWGGLGLIAAVGALVAFKNPEKPMESRD; encoded by the coding sequence ATGAGCCCAGCCCGGCTCGGACCGCCGGGCGTTTCTGCTTCCATGTACGGCCAGACTTTCGCTTGGGGCGACCTCCCCGTCATCGGTCTCCTTTTCATCTTGGAAGGTTTGCTCTCGGCCGACAACGCGCTCGTGTTGGCGATCATGGTCCGGCACCTGGACGGGTCGAAACAGAAGAAGGCCCTCAATCTCGGTCTGGGGATGTCGTTCGCGTTCCGGGTGATCGCGATCTTGTTGGCGACGTGGGTCATCCGGTTGTGGTGGCTCCAATTGATCGGCGCGGCTTACCTCCTGTTCTTGCCCGTCAAGCACTTTTTGCACAGGGGGCCGGAGGGGAAGGAGCGTCCGCGTTCGAAGGCGGGATTTGCGGCGACGGTCGTGGCTCTAGGCGTGACCGACGTCGCCTTTGCCGTCGACAGCGTCCTCGCCGCGGTCGCGACCGTGCCCCAGCACGACAAGCTCTGGATCGTCATCGTCGGGGCTTTGCTCGGCGTCGTCTCCCTCCGGTTCGCGTCGAAGGCGTTCCTCGTCCTCTTGGCCAAGTATCCTGCCCTCGACCATGTCGCCTATCTGCTCGTCGGATGGGCGGGCGTCAAGCTCTTGTTCCTTTCAGGGCACACCTTCGAGGAAGCGGTCCCTGGCGTGATCCCCTTCGTGATCCCGGAACTGCCCGCGCTCGTCTTTTGGGGCGGCCTTGGTCTGATCGCTGCGGTCGGTGCCCTGGTCGCGTTCAAGAACCCCGAGAAACCCATGGAGTCCCGCGACTAG
- a CDS encoding Gfo/Idh/MocA family oxidoreductase, producing the protein MSKLKVGVIGTGMIGRLCHIPGYNSLPDDCEIAWLCDIKPEALAKGKELAPGAKTTADYKDLLNDPEVVAVSVATPNIHHRRHTIDALEAGKHVICEKPLAMNASEAKDMCRAAKASGKILQVALQMRFGGGAAFMKRYIDKGHMGEVYYARAQALRRRGVPHWGVFIDKAQQGGGPLIDIGVHILDLTLFLMGYPRPVAASGKTWNMLGTDPKIVNPWGDYDRSKFTVEDMAVGLIRFENGAMVTLESSFMANIKDELFRTELFGTKSGALVKGLGDDPIEIYTEVDQMLFDMTPKNVADVPSSHVAEVQEFVRTIAAGKPSVVPGEQGLILNAVFDALYKSSETGKEEPVDLSY; encoded by the coding sequence ATGTCCAAGCTTAAAGTCGGTGTGATCGGCACCGGCATGATCGGCCGCCTCTGCCACATTCCGGGATACAACTCCCTTCCCGACGACTGCGAGATCGCCTGGCTGTGCGATATCAAGCCCGAGGCCTTGGCGAAGGGCAAAGAACTTGCACCCGGCGCGAAGACGACGGCCGACTACAAGGACCTTCTGAACGATCCGGAGGTCGTCGCGGTGTCGGTCGCGACGCCGAACATCCACCACCGGCGGCACACGATCGACGCCCTGGAAGCCGGAAAGCACGTCATCTGCGAGAAACCGCTGGCGATGAACGCGTCCGAAGCGAAGGACATGTGCCGCGCGGCAAAGGCGAGCGGCAAGATCCTTCAGGTCGCGCTCCAAATGCGTTTCGGTGGCGGCGCGGCGTTCATGAAGCGCTATATCGACAAGGGACACATGGGCGAGGTCTATTACGCCCGCGCCCAGGCCCTTCGACGGCGCGGCGTTCCGCACTGGGGCGTGTTCATCGATAAGGCACAACAGGGCGGAGGCCCCTTGATCGACATCGGCGTCCATATCCTCGACTTGACGCTGTTCCTCATGGGCTATCCCAGGCCGGTAGCTGCGAGCGGAAAGACGTGGAACATGCTCGGTACAGACCCGAAGATCGTCAATCCTTGGGGCGATTACGACCGTTCGAAGTTCACGGTCGAGGACATGGCCGTCGGCCTGATCCGCTTCGAAAACGGGGCCATGGTCACCTTGGAGAGCTCCTTTATGGCGAACATCAAGGACGAGCTGTTCCGGACCGAGCTGTTCGGGACGAAGTCAGGAGCCCTCGTCAAGGGTCTGGGCGACGATCCGATCGAGATCTACACGGAGGTCGACCAGATGCTTTTCGACATGACGCCCAAGAACGTCGCCGACGTGCCCTCGTCGCACGTCGCCGAGGTTCAGGAGTTCGTCCGTACGATCGCGGCAGGCAAACCCTCTGTCGTCCCGGGCGAGCAAGGATTGATCTTGAACGCGGTGTTCGACGCGCTGTACAAATCGAGCGAGACCGGTAAAGAGGAACCTGTCGACCTGTCCTATTAA
- a CDS encoding alpha/beta fold hydrolase: protein MAVRPISLFLVALGLTVGCKSKLANGAEALELPVTPDATEREIEFEGAGGVKLVGTLMVPAGALDRSYPCVLLLSGSGPTDRDGNQPMLKTDTLRQTAVCMAAAEIATFRFDKRAVATYASQWPHDASKYGPFFSWSNHVADAVAAWNAMRKNGLVDRAHCGLLGHSEGGVVALAMAERVRPLAIVLAATPGRRLDEVVRDQLLERLPGQVGPDRAKALLAESDRINARIQATGRVPSDVPPELRGLYNASVGTYWKQLSRLDPKGLLRLYRGPVLIVNGETDVQVDPVRDAKALYTAAQDRPSGTSDIKVLPLSSHNFKPVKSDKDPGFEGEIVPDFVESVQEFFVQRLGGKVPDTQTEVD, encoded by the coding sequence ATGGCCGTCCGCCCGATCAGCCTGTTCCTCGTCGCCCTCGGACTGACCGTTGGGTGCAAGTCGAAGCTGGCGAACGGAGCCGAGGCCTTGGAACTTCCTGTGACGCCTGACGCGACCGAGCGCGAGATCGAGTTCGAAGGCGCGGGCGGGGTCAAGCTGGTCGGGACCCTGATGGTCCCGGCCGGCGCCCTTGACCGCAGCTACCCGTGCGTCCTGCTGCTCTCCGGCAGCGGGCCGACGGACCGGGACGGCAACCAGCCGATGCTCAAGACGGACACGTTGAGGCAAACGGCCGTCTGCATGGCGGCGGCCGAAATCGCGACCTTCCGGTTCGATAAACGGGCGGTCGCGACCTATGCGTCTCAATGGCCTCACGATGCCTCCAAGTACGGACCGTTCTTCTCGTGGTCCAACCATGTCGCCGACGCCGTTGCGGCCTGGAACGCGATGCGGAAGAACGGCCTTGTCGACAGGGCCCATTGCGGCCTTCTCGGCCATAGCGAAGGAGGCGTGGTCGCTCTCGCGATGGCGGAAAGGGTGAGGCCGCTGGCCATCGTCCTCGCGGCGACTCCTGGACGGCGTCTGGACGAGGTCGTACGCGACCAACTTTTGGAGCGGTTACCCGGCCAGGTCGGGCCAGACCGTGCCAAGGCCCTGCTTGCCGAAAGCGACCGGATCAATGCCCGCATCCAAGCGACGGGAAGAGTGCCTTCCGATGTCCCGCCCGAACTGCGGGGCCTGTACAACGCGAGCGTCGGGACGTATTGGAAGCAACTTTCACGGCTGGACCCCAAGGGGCTCCTCCGGCTCTATCGCGGCCCCGTCTTGATCGTGAACGGCGAGACGGACGTACAGGTCGATCCGGTACGGGACGCCAAAGCCCTCTACACGGCCGCCCAAGACCGGCCCTCCGGAACGAGCGACATCAAAGTCCTTCCTCTCAGCAGCCACAACTTTAAACCCGTCAAGTCGGACAAGGATCCCGGGTTCGAAGGCGAGATCGTGCCCGACTTCGTGGAGTCCGTACAAGAGTTCTTCGTGCAGCGGTTGGGAGGCAAAGTCCCCGACACCCAGACCGAAGTGGACTGA
- a CDS encoding winged helix-turn-helix transcriptional regulator, translating to MADKVFKALADPTRRKILRILNEGDKSAGEISDRFEVTAATMSHHFNVLKDAGLVQAKKNGTSVIYSLDTTVIQDVMSVLFEVFGQKTEVQE from the coding sequence ATGGCTGACAAAGTATTCAAGGCCTTGGCCGATCCGACGCGGAGGAAGATCCTCCGGATCTTGAACGAGGGCGACAAGTCGGCGGGCGAGATCTCGGACAGGTTCGAGGTGACCGCCGCGACGATGTCGCACCACTTCAACGTCCTCAAAGACGCGGGTCTCGTCCAGGCCAAGAAGAACGGGACGTCGGTCATCTACAGTCTGGACACGACCGTCATCCAGGACGTGATGTCGGTGTTGTTCGAAGTGTTCGGACAGAAGACGGAGGTTCAAGAATGA
- a CDS encoding SdpI family protein, with amino-acid sequence MRLRTLFLGGTGIVLLTVLYTALMYARLPESIATHWDIHGRADQFSPRFWGVVFGPIVQTGMLLLFLVLPSLSPERARLEASGDVYGKVCLTVVAFMGFVQVLIVQSALGMTDTAKWIVCSVLVLFGYIGNIITKARRNYFMGIRTPWTLESEDVWNRTHRLGGRLMVAGSIVGLVLVFTNAPLWSVFAVILVASLWPVVYSYLIYRRSSRPYGL; translated from the coding sequence ATGAGACTGCGGACCCTGTTCCTCGGCGGTACCGGCATCGTCCTGCTGACGGTGCTCTATACGGCCCTAATGTACGCCCGTTTGCCCGAAAGCATCGCCACCCATTGGGACATCCACGGGCGAGCGGACCAGTTTTCGCCACGGTTCTGGGGGGTCGTCTTCGGCCCGATCGTCCAAACGGGGATGCTCCTCCTGTTCCTCGTGCTGCCCTCATTGTCCCCGGAAAGGGCCAGATTGGAGGCGTCCGGTGACGTGTACGGAAAGGTCTGTCTGACAGTCGTCGCGTTCATGGGCTTCGTCCAGGTCCTTATCGTCCAATCGGCGCTCGGCATGACGGACACGGCGAAGTGGATCGTTTGTAGCGTCTTAGTGTTGTTCGGTTACATCGGCAACATCATCACGAAGGCGAGGCGGAACTACTTTATGGGGATCAGGACGCCCTGGACCCTGGAGAGCGAGGACGTTTGGAACAGGACGCACCGCCTTGGGGGAAGGCTCATGGTCGCCGGCTCGATCGTCGGGCTCGTCCTGGTCTTCACCAACGCCCCGCTGTGGTCGGTCTTCGCCGTCATTCTCGTCGCGAGCCTGTGGCCTGTCGTCTATTCGTACCTGATCTATCGTCGGTCGAGCCGTCCTTACGGACTCTGA
- a CDS encoding prolipoprotein diacylglyceryl transferase: protein MTAGAVFTGLGYATGAIVFWLLARRRGLRADHTVLLAVVTFVCGIVGAKVTQAFVQGAAPTALDPSAGGRALLGGILAGWIGFEAVKAKLGLKSSLGDAVAPALAAGEAVGRIGCFLNPCCLGGPFDGPWSVHQGGCDRHPAQLYSAAFAAALTIGLLAVRNRTPYPGASFHVYLAVWGLGRFGQEFFRDRDHLLGPFGAMQLASLQTALAGAAFLIVHTVRRRRSLEPVE from the coding sequence ATGACGGCCGGCGCGGTGTTCACGGGACTGGGCTATGCGACCGGGGCCATCGTCTTCTGGCTCCTTGCCCGTCGCCGGGGCCTTCGGGCCGACCACACGGTCTTGCTCGCCGTGGTCACGTTCGTCTGCGGCATCGTCGGAGCCAAGGTCACCCAGGCTTTCGTCCAGGGCGCGGCCCCGACGGCGCTCGACCCCTCCGCCGGTGGGCGTGCCCTTCTCGGAGGGATCTTGGCAGGCTGGATCGGCTTCGAAGCGGTCAAGGCGAAGCTTGGTTTAAAGTCGTCGTTAGGCGACGCCGTCGCGCCCGCGTTGGCGGCTGGCGAGGCGGTCGGTCGGATCGGATGCTTCCTGAACCCGTGTTGCCTGGGAGGCCCGTTCGACGGCCCTTGGAGCGTTCACCAAGGCGGATGTGACCGTCATCCCGCCCAGCTGTATTCGGCGGCGTTCGCGGCGGCCCTGACGATCGGGCTCCTCGCTGTCCGTAACCGGACGCCCTATCCGGGAGCGTCGTTTCATGTGTACTTGGCCGTTTGGGGACTCGGACGCTTCGGCCAGGAGTTTTTCCGCGATCGCGACCACCTCCTCGGACCGTTCGGTGCCATGCAGCTCGCCTCCCTTCAGACGGCGCTGGCCGGCGCTGCGTTCTTGATCGTCCATACCGTCCGAAGGAGGCGTTCCCTTGAGCCGGTCGAATGA
- a CDS encoding radical SAM protein, with amino-acid sequence MPLPLRPYVIEEYTKTVCPACAAARILRPDDPRTWKDGMLVSRDGSVWMRRFCSEHGETESLYEEDSALWKARHGWSAPTSTVVPDRPGNDRAFPEGYQDGLPSGHGQHTCILLLNVTEHCNLNCPTCYASALPPGSAAPPIETPSIDEICRTIDTVTDREAGRLGVLMLSGGEPTVRRDLGEILESTASKPVTRILLNTNGRRIARDDGFAVQLARFKDRVEAYLQFDGLRPSTYLALRGQDLASEKLAALARLSETGVPTTLVMTVKRGVNEDEVGEVARLAMSTPSCVGLAFQPVFGSGRSDEIDPMDRATPTGVLKRLERQTEGAVKAVDFVPLPCSHRDCCDIAYYLKDKQGAWKSLPDTIGRDELKSWIHLAANTISFEDASDAVKALVRDGALARVFSESQKTGSLALAGDLFRLCGCVPGVVELLGLAQAKKAEAMIADLARRTFRMTVKMFMDAHTFHEARIRQCCVHTGSFEEDPRRTPFCWRWLFPESTDFPDRDGLTPLRTVT; translated from the coding sequence ATGCCCCTTCCCCTCCGCCCGTACGTGATCGAAGAGTACACGAAGACCGTGTGCCCGGCGTGCGCAGCCGCCAGGATCCTGCGTCCCGACGACCCGAGGACATGGAAGGACGGGATGTTGGTCAGCCGAGACGGCTCCGTGTGGATGCGTCGCTTTTGCAGCGAGCACGGAGAGACCGAAAGCCTGTACGAGGAGGACTCGGCACTCTGGAAGGCCCGTCACGGTTGGTCGGCCCCGACGTCGACGGTCGTTCCCGACCGACCGGGAAACGACCGAGCCTTTCCCGAGGGCTACCAGGACGGACTTCCCTCCGGACACGGCCAGCACACGTGCATCCTCTTGCTCAACGTCACGGAACACTGCAACCTGAATTGCCCGACGTGCTACGCCTCGGCCCTGCCCCCTGGATCGGCGGCGCCACCGATCGAGACGCCGTCGATCGACGAGATCTGCCGGACGATCGATACCGTGACCGACCGAGAGGCCGGACGGCTGGGCGTCCTCATGTTGAGCGGTGGAGAGCCCACCGTCCGGCGCGACCTAGGAGAAATCCTCGAATCGACCGCCTCAAAGCCCGTGACCCGGATCCTTCTCAACACCAACGGCCGCAGGATCGCCCGAGACGATGGCTTCGCCGTCCAGCTCGCCCGGTTCAAAGACCGGGTCGAAGCCTATCTGCAGTTCGACGGCCTGCGGCCCTCCACCTATCTGGCGCTCCGAGGTCAGGACTTGGCTTCCGAAAAGCTCGCGGCCCTGGCGCGGCTGAGCGAAACCGGCGTCCCGACGACCTTGGTCATGACGGTCAAACGGGGCGTGAACGAAGACGAGGTGGGCGAAGTCGCCCGTCTGGCGATGTCGACGCCGTCCTGTGTCGGCCTTGCCTTCCAGCCGGTTTTCGGGTCTGGTCGCAGTGACGAGATCGACCCCATGGACCGAGCGACGCCGACGGGCGTCCTCAAACGACTGGAACGCCAGACCGAAGGGGCCGTCAAGGCGGTCGATTTCGTCCCGCTTCCCTGTTCGCATCGCGACTGTTGCGATATCGCCTACTACTTGAAGGACAAACAGGGGGCTTGGAAGTCTTTACCGGACACGATCGGACGCGACGAGCTGAAGAGCTGGATCCATCTTGCCGCCAATACGATCAGTTTCGAAGACGCGTCCGACGCCGTCAAAGCGCTCGTTCGGGACGGAGCCTTGGCCCGGGTGTTCTCCGAATCGCAAAAGACGGGGTCGCTGGCCTTAGCGGGAGACCTGTTCCGCCTGTGCGGGTGTGTCCCGGGAGTCGTCGAACTCCTCGGCTTGGCACAGGCCAAAAAAGCCGAAGCGATGATCGCCGATCTCGCTCGGCGAACGTTCCGCATGACGGTCAAGATGTTCATGGACGCGCACACGTTCCATGAAGCCCGCATCCGGCAGTGCTGCGTCCACACGGGTTCGTTCGAAGAAGACCCCCGTCGGACACCCTTCTGCTGGAGGTGGCTCTTCCCGGAATCGACCGACTTTCCGGACCGGGACGGGCTCACGCCGCTCAGGACCGTGACATGA
- a CDS encoding L,D-transpeptidase family protein — MQRFRSLLVFVGAFAATAAWSQNIEGVTFANKPGQVFAPLRQTCQSLGLVVEWDDTTSEVVVGEKRFKERDFRTLFDGTKLVPLRDLEKFGVTVHYDDGSDSAVLSYQDKETTVSLGQKRVEISIDDQTLRAWQGQILVMETNVSTGRRGHTTPKGSFKAGPVKTRMHYSRLYDNAPMPYSVQVNGDVFIHGYHSVPKYPASHGCIRMPLYGRNAARYFFDWVDKGTPVDILGDFAEVSAKSGNH, encoded by the coding sequence ATGCAACGTTTCAGGTCGCTTCTGGTGTTCGTCGGCGCTTTCGCCGCGACGGCCGCGTGGTCCCAGAACATCGAGGGCGTCACGTTCGCCAACAAGCCCGGCCAGGTCTTCGCCCCGTTACGACAGACGTGCCAGAGCCTCGGCCTCGTCGTCGAGTGGGACGATACGACGAGCGAAGTCGTCGTCGGGGAAAAGCGCTTCAAAGAGCGCGATTTCCGGACGTTGTTCGATGGGACGAAGCTGGTGCCGTTACGCGACCTCGAGAAGTTCGGCGTCACCGTCCACTATGACGACGGCTCCGATTCGGCCGTCTTGTCCTACCAGGACAAAGAAACGACCGTCAGTTTGGGCCAGAAGCGGGTCGAGATCAGCATCGACGATCAGACCCTGCGGGCGTGGCAAGGCCAGATCTTGGTCATGGAGACGAACGTCAGCACCGGCCGACGAGGGCACACGACGCCGAAGGGCAGCTTTAAAGCCGGTCCTGTCAAGACGCGCATGCACTATTCGCGCCTCTACGACAACGCTCCGATGCCGTACAGCGTCCAGGTCAACGGCGACGTCTTCATCCATGGCTATCACAGCGTGCCGAAATATCCGGCTTCGCACGGATGCATCCGGATGCCGCTGTACGGTCGGAACGCCGCCCGGTACTTCTTCGACTGGGTCGACAAAGGAACCCCGGTCGATATCCTGGGGGACTTTGCCGAGGTCTCGGCCAAGTCCGGTAACCACTGA
- a CDS encoding GNAT family N-acetyltransferase — translation MEVRTLETGDVGGVVGLQRSCFPHPFPASLLWTAEDIGRHLEVFPEGQFVALEDGRVVGSASSLIVLEEAWQRHGDWESTTGGRLFTAHDPAGSTLFGADISVHPDFRARGIGRALYEARFDLVRRLGLTRFGTACRLPDWREWSVANKNSDKVLYARAVAKGRTKDRTMTPLLRYGLSFVKVVEGHMDDEESGDAAAVLEWRP, via the coding sequence GTGGAAGTCCGCACCTTGGAGACGGGCGACGTGGGCGGGGTGGTCGGCCTACAGCGATCGTGCTTTCCGCACCCCTTCCCCGCCTCGCTTCTGTGGACGGCTGAAGACATCGGACGGCACCTGGAGGTGTTCCCAGAGGGCCAGTTCGTAGCCTTGGAAGACGGTCGAGTGGTCGGGAGCGCGAGCAGCCTGATCGTCCTAGAGGAGGCCTGGCAGCGGCACGGCGATTGGGAGTCGACGACCGGCGGGCGGCTGTTCACAGCCCACGACCCTGCGGGATCGACCCTGTTCGGGGCGGACATCAGCGTCCATCCGGACTTTCGGGCGCGAGGCATCGGCCGGGCCTTGTACGAAGCCCGGTTCGACCTCGTGCGACGGCTGGGGTTGACCCGGTTCGGGACCGCGTGCCGATTACCGGACTGGCGGGAGTGGTCGGTGGCGAACAAGAACAGCGACAAGGTCCTGTACGCCCGGGCCGTGGCCAAAGGGCGGACGAAGGACCGCACGATGACGCCGCTCCTACGGTACGGGCTGTCGTTCGTCAAGGTCGTCGAGGGGCACATGGACGACGAGGAGTCCGGGGACGCGGCGGCCGTGCTGGAGTGGCGGCCGTGA